In Nymphaea colorata isolate Beijing-Zhang1983 chromosome 3, ASM883128v2, whole genome shotgun sequence, a genomic segment contains:
- the LOC116251393 gene encoding temperature-induced lipocalin-1, which yields MGGKKEMDVVKGLDVERYMGRWYEIASFPSRFQPKNGINTRATYTLNDDGTIHVLNETWTDGKRSYIEGSAYKADPKSDEAKLKVKFYVPPFLPIIPVVGDYWVLYIDQDYQYALIGQPSRNYLWILCRQQQLDETIYNQLLDRATQEGYDVSRIHKTPQTEPPPEAGPVDTKGVWWLKSILGK from the exons ATGGGAGGTAAGAAGGAAATGGATGTGGTGAAGGGGCTAGATGTGGAGAGGTACATGGGCCGCTGGTATGAAATCGCGTCCTTTCCGTCGAGGTTTCAGCCGAAGAACGGGATCAACACCAGGGCCACCTACACCCTCAACGACGACGGCACCATCCATGTGCTGAACGAGACGTGGACGGACGGGAAGAGATCCTACATTGAAGGGTCGGCCTACAAGGCCGACCCCAAGAGCGACGAGGCTAAGCTGAAGGTGAAGTTCTACGTGCCGCCCTTCCTGCCCATCATCCCTGTGGTTGGGGACTACTGGGTTCTCTACATCGATCAGGACTACCAGTATGCCCTCATTGGTCAGCCCTCTAGAAATTACCTTTGG ATACTATGCAGGCAACAACAGCTTGATGAGACGATCTACAATCAGCTGCTTGACAGGGCCACACAGGAGGGATATGATGTATCTCGTATCCACAAAACACCGCAGACTGAGCCGCCCCCTGAAGCAGGTCCTGTAGACACCAAGGGCGTCTGGTGGTTGAAGTCCATTTTGGGCAAGTGA